A window of Chitinophaga sp. MM2321 contains these coding sequences:
- a CDS encoding DUF3375 domain-containing protein, producing the protein MTYDQLCNLYAQSVTLKILRARSAPMMLSFFHQTFKEKNHTTVSNVELVTRLSDYLGITGYKAADDEIDATSLLEHEDEKARKYIEQWSNKGFLRKYPDDDGNDIHELSSDMEKVMHWVSTLQKREFVGTESRFKDIFSKLKELIDQSNKDPEQRIQELEKKKFEIEQEIKAITITGRVQVFDDTQIKERCYDVNRMSRELLSDFKEVEQNFEQITQEIYRKQSERDIAKGVLLAYTLDSFEALRQKDQGKSFYSFWQFLMDENKQEEMRELIEKLYTLLEERNIEYKNDRFLKKLKQFLHASGKKVIDANKKLSDKLSRVLSEKNLTDHRKAVELINEIRQLAFQSLENIPGEEFFIEIESDPETDLLDRWEMAEEKKVIQDVAFPEGIGGTDFGDTDFNSLFNHFNIDRTLLEDRINTQLQNKKQISLKELVEIYGTEKGLTELITYFSIASQSSSHIILETPDPVLLGNRTINMPMVLFTNSQN; encoded by the coding sequence ATGACTTATGACCAATTATGTAATCTATATGCCCAGTCGGTAACGCTGAAGATACTCCGGGCACGTAGCGCGCCAATGATGCTGTCATTTTTTCATCAGACATTCAAGGAAAAAAACCATACCACCGTTTCCAATGTGGAACTGGTGACCCGCCTGTCGGACTACCTCGGTATTACCGGCTACAAGGCTGCTGACGACGAAATAGACGCTACCAGCCTCCTGGAGCATGAAGACGAGAAAGCCAGAAAATACATTGAACAATGGAGCAATAAAGGTTTCCTGCGCAAGTATCCCGATGATGACGGCAACGACATCCATGAACTAAGCAGCGATATGGAAAAAGTGATGCACTGGGTATCCACTTTACAGAAACGGGAGTTTGTGGGCACAGAAAGCCGCTTTAAAGACATTTTTTCCAAACTGAAAGAACTGATAGACCAAAGCAACAAAGACCCGGAGCAAAGGATCCAGGAACTGGAGAAAAAGAAATTTGAAATAGAACAGGAGATAAAAGCCATCACCATCACCGGCAGAGTACAGGTATTTGACGATACCCAGATCAAAGAAAGATGCTATGACGTAAACCGGATGTCGCGCGAACTCCTGAGCGATTTTAAAGAAGTAGAACAGAACTTCGAACAGATCACCCAGGAAATCTACCGCAAACAAAGCGAAAGGGATATCGCCAAAGGTGTACTCCTGGCCTATACACTGGACTCCTTCGAAGCCCTCCGGCAAAAAGACCAGGGCAAAAGCTTCTATTCTTTCTGGCAATTCCTGATGGATGAAAACAAACAGGAAGAAATGCGGGAGCTGATAGAAAAATTGTACACCCTGCTGGAAGAACGCAACATCGAATACAAAAATGACCGCTTCCTCAAAAAACTGAAACAGTTTCTCCATGCATCCGGCAAAAAAGTAATCGACGCCAATAAAAAACTGAGCGATAAACTCAGCCGCGTACTCAGTGAAAAAAACCTGACCGATCACCGGAAAGCAGTAGAGCTGATCAATGAAATCCGCCAGCTCGCATTTCAATCCCTGGAAAATATACCCGGTGAAGAATTTTTTATAGAGATAGAAAGCGATCCCGAAACAGATCTGCTGGACCGCTGGGAAATGGCGGAAGAAAAGAAAGTCATCCAGGATGTAGCATTCCCGGAAGGCATTGGTGGCACCGATTTCGGAGATACCGACTTCAACTCATTATTCAATCATTTTAACATAGACCGCACCTTATTGGAAGACCGTATCAATACCCAACTGCAAAACAAAAAACAGATCAGTTTGAAGGAACTGGTAGAAATTTACGGCACAGAAAAAGGACTCACAGAACTGATCACCTATTTCTCCATCGCCAGCCAGTCATCCAGCCACATCATACTGGAAACACCCGATCCTGTATTGCTGGGCAACCGCACCATTAATATGCCCATGGTGCTGTTTACAAATTCTCAAAACTAA
- a CDS encoding cytochrome ubiquinol oxidase subunit I: MPSVEILSRIQFAFTISFHYIYPPLSIGLGLCLVIMEGLYLKTGKLLYKEITKFWIKIFALIFGIGVATGIVMEFEFGTNWATYSHYVGDIFGSALAAEGIFAFAMESAFLGVLLFGWDRVHKGVHYFSTIMVALGSIFSALWIVIANSWQQTPAGYRIEGHDLGARAVVTDFWAMIFNPSSVDRFSHVVIGSFLAGSFLVMSVGAFYILKKRFIPHAQAMFKVGLTVAVVAALMQLFTGHRSAHYVSKYQPAKLAAMEGHYDSLSVADMYIIGWVNNKTQTTTGIRIPGGLSFLTHGSFTAPVEGLRATPENERPGAVNFVFQTYHIMISIGMALIGLSLLALVLLWRKKLFNQRWLMLIFAWAVLLPQIANQVGWYAAEVGRQPWVVYKLLRTSDALSKKVTADQVMFSLILFTLVYMLLFALFLYLLNRKIQHGPDVKDTDDHDQYYPNNLVDLPS; this comes from the coding sequence ATGCCTTCCGTAGAAATACTATCCAGGATACAGTTTGCTTTTACGATTTCGTTTCATTACATCTATCCCCCGCTGAGTATAGGTTTAGGGCTATGTCTTGTTATTATGGAAGGGCTTTACCTGAAAACAGGAAAGCTCCTCTATAAAGAGATTACGAAATTCTGGATCAAGATCTTCGCCCTCATTTTTGGTATTGGGGTGGCTACAGGTATTGTGATGGAATTTGAATTCGGTACCAACTGGGCTACCTATTCACATTATGTGGGTGATATTTTCGGTAGTGCGCTCGCGGCAGAAGGAATCTTCGCCTTTGCCATGGAATCTGCCTTCCTGGGCGTTTTGCTCTTCGGATGGGACAGGGTCCATAAAGGGGTACATTACTTTTCTACGATCATGGTAGCCCTGGGTTCTATCTTCTCTGCATTATGGATAGTGATTGCCAACTCCTGGCAGCAAACACCTGCGGGCTACCGGATAGAAGGACACGATCTGGGCGCCCGTGCCGTGGTAACCGATTTCTGGGCCATGATCTTCAACCCCTCCAGTGTAGACCGTTTCTCCCATGTGGTGATAGGCTCTTTCCTTGCCGGGTCTTTCCTGGTGATGAGCGTAGGGGCTTTTTATATCCTGAAGAAACGTTTTATACCGCATGCGCAGGCCATGTTTAAAGTGGGTCTTACGGTAGCTGTGGTGGCTGCGTTGATGCAACTCTTCACCGGTCACCGCTCCGCACATTATGTAAGCAAATACCAACCGGCCAAACTCGCCGCTATGGAAGGCCACTATGATAGCCTGTCTGTAGCAGATATGTACATCATCGGCTGGGTAAACAATAAAACACAAACAACAACTGGTATCAGGATCCCCGGCGGGCTTTCCTTTCTTACACATGGCAGCTTTACAGCTCCTGTGGAAGGCTTGCGCGCTACGCCTGAAAATGAACGTCCCGGCGCCGTCAACTTTGTATTCCAGACCTATCATATCATGATCAGTATCGGCATGGCGCTGATAGGGCTTAGCCTGTTGGCGCTTGTTTTACTATGGCGCAAAAAGCTGTTCAATCAGCGGTGGCTCATGCTCATATTTGCATGGGCGGTACTGCTACCGCAAATAGCTAACCAGGTAGGCTGGTATGCCGCCGAAGTAGGTCGGCAACCCTGGGTGGTATACAAACTGCTTCGTACCTCAGACGCCCTCTCCAAAAAGGTGACGGCAGACCAGGTAATGTTTTCCCTGATATTGTTTACGCTGGTATATATGTTACTGTTTGCCTTGTTCCTTTATTTGCTGAACCGTAAAATACAGCATGGACCGGATGTGAAGGATACAGATGATCATGATCAATATTACCCTAACAATCTTGTTGACCTTCCTTCTTAA
- a CDS encoding DUF4194 domain-containing protein encodes MADNNISPFAHVFIKLMQGPVYEEDKTYWKDLLGWQTELSKYLQQVGLQLVINESDGFARIMQPDADDTAEKPLPRLMRKTRLTYEATLLCIVLREALDEFDINGNGTRLFLTQKEIKERLTLFFKERNNKSKLLKDLNKPINSLLNIGILKATREDAANKELHQYEVKRIIKALVNNEKLEEIKSKLKLHVNPVQQ; translated from the coding sequence ATGGCCGATAATAATATATCTCCCTTCGCACACGTGTTTATAAAACTCATGCAGGGACCTGTATACGAAGAAGATAAAACTTACTGGAAAGACCTCCTGGGATGGCAAACGGAACTCAGCAAATATCTCCAGCAGGTAGGACTACAGCTGGTGATCAACGAATCCGATGGCTTCGCCCGCATCATGCAACCCGATGCCGACGATACCGCCGAGAAACCACTCCCGCGCCTGATGCGCAAAACAAGGCTCACCTACGAAGCTACCCTGCTTTGCATCGTACTACGTGAAGCACTGGACGAATTTGACATCAACGGCAACGGCACCAGGCTGTTTCTCACACAAAAAGAAATCAAGGAAAGACTCACCTTATTCTTCAAAGAACGTAACAATAAATCCAAACTGCTCAAAGATCTCAACAAACCAATCAATAGCCTGTTAAACATAGGCATTCTGAAAGCTACCCGGGAAGACGCTGCCAACAAGGAACTGCACCAATACGAGGTAAAAAGGATCATCAAAGCACTGGTCAATAACGAAAAACTGGAAGAAATAAAATCAAAATTAAAACTGCATGTCAACCCTGTTCAACAATGA
- a CDS encoding NAD(P)-dependent alcohol dehydrogenase → MKAIQQIAFGLESLQLTELPTPTPAPHEVLVKIEAAALNYLDVALATGTYSRQLPLPRIPTSDGAGVVAAIGENVAQWKVGDRVMIQYNQLWQNGQATADTNHVRTGASTPGLLAEYVVIPAYALVRTPANLTSVEAATLPVAGVTAWTGLIGYAGIKAGQTILTQGTGGVSLFALQIALAAGAKVIATSSSPEKLKKLKQLGAHEVIDYKKYPEWHEEVKRLTNGNGVHATIDIAGADTIVNSVKSVGYNGFVGLVGFITGAQLPLDLFSVVGNYIRLQGYSVGSLQHFRELAAAIEINNIHPVIDTVFPVSQAQEAFKYMGSGSQFGKIVIEMN, encoded by the coding sequence ATGAAAGCAATCCAACAAATAGCCTTCGGACTGGAAAGTTTACAACTCACGGAGTTACCAACGCCAACACCGGCGCCACACGAAGTACTTGTAAAAATAGAAGCAGCAGCACTCAATTACCTGGATGTAGCACTCGCCACCGGTACCTATAGCCGTCAATTGCCTTTACCTCGTATCCCCACTTCTGATGGTGCAGGTGTAGTGGCAGCAATAGGAGAAAACGTAGCCCAATGGAAAGTGGGCGACCGGGTAATGATCCAATACAACCAGCTGTGGCAAAACGGACAGGCTACTGCCGATACCAATCATGTACGGACCGGCGCCAGTACGCCCGGCCTGCTGGCAGAATATGTGGTGATCCCAGCCTATGCGCTGGTGCGCACACCTGCCAATTTAACCAGCGTGGAAGCAGCTACTTTACCGGTAGCCGGCGTTACTGCATGGACAGGACTTATCGGCTATGCCGGTATCAAAGCCGGGCAAACCATTCTTACACAAGGCACCGGCGGCGTTTCGCTCTTTGCCTTACAGATCGCGCTGGCGGCAGGTGCTAAAGTAATTGCTACCAGCAGCAGTCCGGAGAAACTGAAAAAATTAAAACAACTGGGCGCACATGAAGTGATTGACTACAAAAAATATCCGGAATGGCATGAAGAAGTAAAACGGCTCACCAATGGAAACGGGGTACATGCCACGATTGATATAGCGGGTGCGGATACGATTGTTAATTCCGTAAAATCTGTTGGTTATAACGGTTTTGTAGGACTGGTAGGCTTTATCACCGGTGCGCAATTGCCCCTGGATCTTTTTAGCGTAGTAGGAAATTACATCCGGCTACAGGGATATTCTGTAGGCAGTTTGCAACATTTCCGGGAACTGGCAGCCGCCATTGAAATCAATAATATACACCCGGTAATAGACACCGTATTCCCTGTAAGCCAAGCGCAGGAAGCATTTAAATATATGGGAAGCGGGAGTCAGTTTGGAAAAATAGTGATTGAAATGAACTAA
- a CDS encoding redoxin domain-containing protein — protein MSTLYRYADYLTQPIPESFPSPVRNRERINPLATGHFFPEFFVEEECIINGAALLGHVKQGISLHRLTAQPLVVAFYSVNWNGYGDRLLEQLYDSHAAIEAAGARLLVLSSEKKKHFTAFNPHPLPFDVAWDAQHLIARKAGIYKETDPLWGRVSGVNADVPTPAVFLVTPSLEITYSFTDQFMQQAFSPEALLAAIEKKLAISA, from the coding sequence ATGTCTACACTTTACAGATATGCGGATTACCTCACGCAGCCGATACCAGAAAGCTTCCCCAGCCCTGTCAGAAACAGGGAAAGAATTAATCCTTTGGCTACGGGTCATTTTTTTCCTGAGTTTTTTGTAGAAGAAGAATGCATTATTAATGGCGCGGCTTTATTAGGTCATGTAAAACAAGGCATCTCCCTGCATCGCTTAACAGCACAACCCCTGGTGGTTGCTTTTTATTCCGTCAACTGGAATGGTTATGGCGACAGGTTGCTGGAACAACTGTACGACAGTCATGCCGCGATAGAAGCGGCAGGCGCACGTTTGCTGGTGTTATCCAGTGAGAAGAAAAAACATTTTACTGCTTTCAATCCCCATCCGTTGCCGTTTGACGTAGCCTGGGATGCACAGCATCTCATTGCGCGGAAGGCAGGCATCTATAAGGAAACAGACCCGCTTTGGGGCCGTGTTTCCGGTGTTAATGCGGATGTTCCTACACCGGCAGTATTTCTTGTTACGCCTTCGCTGGAAATTACTTATAGTTTTACAGACCAGTTCATGCAACAGGCATTTTCTCCTGAAGCCTTGCTGGCAGCAATAGAAAAGAAACTCGCCATCAGTGCCTGA
- the cydB gene encoding cytochrome d ubiquinol oxidase subunit II, producing METILGLDLPTWWFLVIGGLITGYGVLDGFDLGAGSLHLFFNKEESRRLVLNAIGPVWDGNEVWLVIAGGALFAGFPLVYGVLLSTFYIPFMLFLVALIFRAISIEFRSKEAWPWWRKMWDISYTVSSTAITLLLGLVLGNLIHGLPMNKEHEFTGTLLTFFNPYAILISFTTLSLFMLHGAIYLVMKTENRLYAKLTILVNNCSKFFILCFILTSMATLIYVPHMTHQFKNHPELFVLPLLAVLILLNIKRNIDARKYFTAFFYSCIIMSCLLILFAVGLYPNIIISTIDPANSISIYQAASSTKSLKIMLLIAAIGTPLVIGYSIFVFWTFRGKVKLGDMSY from the coding sequence ATGGAAACAATACTCGGACTGGATCTTCCCACCTGGTGGTTTTTAGTGATCGGCGGACTGATCACCGGTTACGGCGTGCTCGATGGTTTTGACCTCGGCGCCGGATCCCTACATTTATTTTTTAATAAAGAAGAAAGCCGCCGCCTGGTACTCAACGCTATCGGCCCGGTGTGGGATGGAAATGAAGTGTGGCTGGTAATAGCCGGTGGCGCCCTGTTTGCAGGTTTCCCACTGGTATACGGCGTGCTCCTTTCTACCTTTTATATTCCTTTTATGCTGTTCCTGGTAGCCCTTATTTTCCGGGCGATCTCGATAGAATTCCGCAGTAAAGAAGCGTGGCCATGGTGGCGCAAAATGTGGGATATCAGCTATACCGTATCCAGCACGGCTATTACACTACTGCTTGGTCTGGTACTCGGCAATCTCATACATGGACTGCCCATGAATAAAGAACATGAATTTACCGGCACACTGCTCACGTTCTTTAATCCTTATGCAATCCTCATCTCTTTCACTACTTTGTCCCTGTTCATGTTACACGGGGCCATTTACCTGGTGATGAAAACGGAGAACAGACTCTATGCAAAACTCACTATCCTGGTAAACAACTGCAGCAAGTTTTTTATCCTGTGTTTCATACTAACGTCAATGGCTACACTCATTTATGTGCCACATATGACCCATCAGTTCAAAAATCATCCGGAGCTGTTCGTACTGCCGCTGCTGGCCGTTCTCATACTACTCAATATCAAACGTAATATCGATGCACGGAAATATTTCACAGCCTTTTTCTATTCCTGTATCATCATGTCGTGCCTCCTGATCCTGTTTGCCGTTGGACTCTATCCCAACATCATCATTTCTACCATAGATCCAGCAAACAGTATCAGTATCTACCAGGCTGCCTCTTCCACCAAATCACTAAAGATCATGTTGCTCATTGCAGCCATCGGAACACCACTGGTAATTGGCTACAGCATATTTGTATTCTGGACCTTCCGGGGCAAGGTAAAACTGGGGGATATGAGTTATTAA
- a CDS encoding helix-turn-helix domain-containing protein encodes MKKAEKNIHVETVCAVDYAFQRIGGKYKGRVIYNLRDGIKRYGELRRCLPGITAKMLTQVLREMEADGLVTRHVYLEVPPRVEYRLTDTGRELLPFILLLSQWGRKQMGMEPLCEPALVNAQL; translated from the coding sequence ATGAAGAAAGCTGAAAAAAATATCCATGTTGAAACGGTTTGCGCAGTTGATTACGCTTTTCAGCGGATTGGAGGTAAATACAAGGGGCGTGTTATTTACAACCTGAGAGATGGTATAAAAAGATATGGGGAACTGCGCAGATGCCTTCCGGGCATTACCGCAAAAATGCTTACCCAGGTGCTGCGTGAAATGGAGGCCGATGGGCTGGTAACCCGTCATGTGTACCTGGAAGTGCCTCCCCGCGTGGAGTACCGGCTTACTGATACCGGCAGGGAGTTGCTACCGTTTATTTTATTGCTGAGTCAATGGGGCCGTAAGCAAATGGGAATGGAACCGCTTTGCGAGCCGGCATTGGTAAACGCCCAGCTATAA
- a CDS encoding bestrophin family ion channel has translation MLLKHRLSIAQIFSFTWKVDFMLLICCTLVYLVDTFWLSAHISIPVTVSAVLGTAIAFFIGFNNNQAYDRWWEARIIWGALVNDSRSWARCLLHYTNTSDHTEARALVRHMIYRHLAFIYSLKASLRRIPDEYYTRFLTKEEITFLRDQSNIPNALLNMQTENLQQLRLSGIIDGFSFIELNQLLVKHCDGMGKSERIKNTVFPPSYVYFTHLFIWFYVIMNTLMMTEAIGVWAIIFGWMFGFVFHVTHLNGITLMNPFEYHPLGTPLDSIARTIEINVIELLGDVPVPQPVKAKAEGLFIM, from the coding sequence ATGCTCCTGAAACACCGGCTCTCCATCGCCCAGATCTTTTCCTTCACCTGGAAAGTTGACTTCATGCTCCTCATTTGCTGCACCCTCGTATACCTGGTAGATACCTTCTGGCTATCTGCACACATATCGATCCCGGTGACTGTATCGGCTGTATTGGGTACGGCTATTGCATTTTTTATCGGTTTTAATAACAACCAGGCATATGACCGCTGGTGGGAGGCCCGTATCATCTGGGGAGCACTGGTAAATGATTCCCGCTCCTGGGCACGCTGTCTGCTTCACTATACCAACACCAGTGATCATACCGAAGCCAGGGCGCTGGTGCGTCATATGATCTACCGCCACCTGGCTTTCATATATTCCCTGAAAGCAAGTCTGCGCCGCATCCCCGATGAATATTATACCCGCTTCCTCACCAAAGAGGAAATCACTTTTCTCCGGGATCAAAGCAATATCCCCAATGCCCTGCTTAATATGCAAACAGAAAACCTGCAGCAACTCCGCCTTTCAGGCATCATTGACGGCTTCAGCTTCATAGAGCTGAACCAGCTGCTGGTAAAGCATTGCGACGGAATGGGAAAATCCGAACGTATCAAAAACACCGTATTCCCACCCAGCTATGTATACTTCACCCACCTGTTCATCTGGTTTTATGTGATCATGAACACACTCATGATGACGGAAGCCATCGGCGTGTGGGCCATTATCTTTGGCTGGATGTTCGGCTTTGTATTCCACGTTACGCATCTCAATGGTATCACCCTCATGAACCCCTTTGAATATCATCCCCTGGGCACACCGCTGGACAGTATCGCCCGCACCATAGAAATCAATGTGATAGAACTCCTCGGTGATGTACCCGTGCCACAACCGGTGAAAGCCAAAGCAGAAGGGTTGTTTATTATGTAA
- a CDS encoding SbcC/MukB-like Walker B domain-containing protein encodes MSTLFNNDSTESGFRLHYLEIYNWGTFHNKIYRLNTNGNTSLLTGANGSGKTTLIDALLTLLVPAGKRFYNQSSGTEQRKDRGEESYFWGYYGKTFSEESLQSKTEQLRHKENNPYSVLLAYFYNAATMHQITLAQVRWYSGELKRQYIVSPHKLNINDHFGNGKFDLKGDWKKKLRAEFPKTEITDSFKEYAALFSNIFGLRSEKALSLFNQTVGIKVLGDLNTFIRGQMLEETDAESEFLKLRENYDSLLSSHRAIRKDETQLQMLDPIIQNRKKWQELQDKNRELQTLQDVLPNWFNKQEKDLLEKELQVLQQEQEVTTSTLATVNGNLKSLHLRKEELIAQKANNSVDEQLRSIQKTIHYEQQSLETKRNKMEEYNMLAEKLELAPNPDEQQFHDNIAAAEQLKTAHDKQLETLQEEIFHHKSSLTAESSQATRLEEEIDSFLHRKNNIPYELIRIRQQLADMLDVAEEDLPFAGELIKVKDKESHWENAIEKVLHNFALRLLVPEGYITEINKYINTNNLQTRLVYHKIEDETYTMLRMPSEKDSLLQKIDIKPGTEFKEWLQKQLLDQFDYVCTDDMSVFNRARKAVTANGLTRQATRHEKDDRPNRSQQNNYVLGWNNKNKLRLLKEEQDECNRIIDTLQHSISQLENSRKGIAGIHALLSGFLLLRNYSEISWQSHAEVIERFSREKAQLLQTSDKYQVICDQLDEATALISAREKEKDKILQEKGRLDDKAAEKQRYFKQLKAGDLDHSSLQRAMEYLSELAITEPAETALQLAAHRKKADESLKTAMHEAMRLAAEKESEITRQLATFVMPSKAIHDTYPDWLGDVNDLQPHVKYLDEFTSLYENIKYQRLIEHKDRFRKYMDTSMLNAITNYRAWIYGQEDLIREVMDDLNEPLRNITFNKNPDTYLQLECRHVRDVEIRNFKEKLSNAVPDTLKYHLEKDDTYGEQLFENIKVLITELQQNEAWRRKVTDVRNWLDFGAKEFYIADNKAFKYYEDTASLSGGEKAQFTYTILGAAIAYQFGINEANRQHRSLRFITVDEAFSKLDPEKSHYLMEYCGQLNLQLLVVTPLDKLNIAEPYIHACHFVANKNKRDSVVYNFTMEEYRDKKKEFEAMAIMS; translated from the coding sequence ATGTCAACCCTGTTCAACAATGACTCAACAGAAAGTGGATTCCGGTTACATTATCTCGAAATATACAACTGGGGAACTTTTCATAATAAAATATATCGTTTAAATACCAACGGCAACACCTCTCTGCTCACAGGCGCTAACGGCAGCGGCAAAACCACGCTGATAGATGCCCTCCTGACATTACTCGTTCCGGCAGGCAAACGTTTTTATAACCAGTCGTCAGGCACCGAACAACGAAAGGATCGTGGAGAAGAATCTTATTTCTGGGGCTACTACGGCAAAACATTTTCCGAAGAATCACTGCAGTCAAAAACAGAACAACTGCGGCACAAGGAAAACAACCCGTATTCCGTATTGCTCGCCTACTTCTATAATGCCGCTACCATGCACCAGATCACACTGGCGCAGGTAAGATGGTATTCCGGTGAACTAAAACGTCAATACATCGTATCGCCACACAAGCTCAATATAAACGACCACTTCGGCAACGGTAAATTTGACCTGAAAGGTGACTGGAAAAAGAAGCTGCGCGCAGAATTTCCAAAAACAGAAATCACCGACAGCTTCAAAGAATATGCAGCATTATTCAGCAACATCTTCGGCCTGAGAAGTGAAAAAGCATTGTCGCTTTTCAATCAAACCGTTGGAATCAAAGTACTGGGCGACCTCAATACTTTTATCCGGGGTCAGATGCTGGAAGAAACCGATGCGGAAAGCGAATTCCTGAAGTTGCGGGAAAACTACGACAGCCTGCTATCCAGCCACCGCGCCATCCGCAAAGATGAAACGCAGCTGCAAATGCTCGATCCTATTATTCAGAATAGGAAAAAATGGCAGGAACTACAGGATAAAAACAGGGAGCTGCAAACACTCCAGGACGTGCTGCCCAACTGGTTTAACAAACAGGAAAAAGATCTCCTGGAAAAAGAATTGCAGGTACTCCAACAGGAACAGGAAGTAACCACCAGCACCCTGGCAACCGTGAATGGTAACCTGAAATCACTACACCTACGCAAAGAAGAGCTCATTGCGCAAAAGGCCAACAACAGTGTAGATGAACAACTGCGCTCCATACAAAAAACCATTCATTACGAACAGCAATCGCTGGAAACAAAACGTAATAAAATGGAGGAGTACAACATGCTGGCAGAAAAACTGGAACTAGCGCCCAACCCCGATGAGCAACAGTTTCATGATAATATCGCCGCCGCTGAACAGCTAAAAACAGCACACGACAAACAACTGGAAACTTTACAGGAAGAAATTTTCCATCATAAAAGCAGCCTGACCGCTGAAAGCAGTCAGGCTACCCGCCTGGAAGAAGAAATTGATTCCTTCCTCCACCGCAAAAATAATATTCCGTATGAACTGATCCGCATCCGGCAACAGCTGGCGGATATGCTGGATGTGGCCGAAGAAGACCTGCCCTTTGCCGGTGAACTGATCAAAGTAAAAGACAAAGAAAGTCATTGGGAGAACGCCATAGAAAAAGTGCTGCACAACTTCGCCCTGCGACTGCTGGTACCGGAAGGATATATTACGGAGATCAACAAGTATATCAATACAAACAACCTGCAAACAAGGTTGGTATATCATAAGATAGAAGATGAAACCTACACCATGCTCCGCATGCCTTCAGAAAAAGATAGTTTATTACAGAAGATAGACATCAAGCCAGGCACGGAGTTCAAGGAGTGGTTACAAAAACAGCTGCTGGACCAGTTTGATTATGTTTGTACCGATGACATGAGCGTATTTAACCGCGCACGAAAAGCAGTCACGGCAAACGGACTAACGCGGCAGGCTACACGCCATGAAAAGGATGACCGCCCTAACCGTTCCCAGCAAAATAATTATGTACTGGGATGGAATAATAAAAATAAACTCCGCCTGTTAAAAGAAGAACAGGACGAGTGCAACCGGATTATTGACACGCTGCAACACAGCATCTCCCAGCTGGAAAATTCCCGCAAGGGCATTGCCGGTATCCACGCTTTACTGAGTGGCTTCCTGTTGCTCCGCAACTACAGCGAAATCAGCTGGCAGTCGCACGCAGAAGTGATTGAACGGTTTTCCAGGGAAAAAGCACAACTGCTGCAGACCAGCGATAAATACCAGGTGATCTGTGATCAGCTGGACGAAGCCACCGCACTGATCAGCGCCAGGGAAAAAGAAAAAGATAAGATCCTCCAGGAGAAAGGCCGGCTGGATGATAAAGCCGCCGAAAAACAACGCTACTTCAAGCAATTGAAAGCCGGTGACCTGGACCACAGCTCATTACAACGGGCCATGGAATACCTGTCGGAACTGGCTATCACCGAGCCCGCCGAAACGGCTTTACAACTGGCTGCACACCGCAAAAAAGCGGATGAAAGCCTGAAAACGGCCATGCATGAGGCGATGCGCCTGGCGGCCGAAAAAGAATCCGAAATCACGCGGCAGCTGGCTACGTTTGTCATGCCATCGAAAGCCATTCACGATACCTACCCCGACTGGCTGGGCGATGTAAACGATCTGCAACCGCATGTAAAATACCTGGATGAGTTTACATCTCTCTACGAAAATATCAAATACCAACGCCTCATTGAGCATAAAGACCGCTTCCGTAAATACATGGACACCAGCATGCTCAATGCCATTACCAACTACCGGGCATGGATATACGGACAGGAAGACCTGATCCGCGAAGTAATGGACGACCTGAACGAACCACTCCGTAACATTACCTTCAACAAAAACCCGGACACTTATCTGCAACTGGAATGCAGGCATGTACGCGATGTGGAGATCAGGAATTTTAAAGAGAAACTTAGCAACGCCGTTCCGGACACGCTGAAATATCACCTGGAAAAAGATGATACCTACGGCGAACAGCTGTTTGAAAACATCAAGGTACTGATCACAGAGCTACAACAAAATGAAGCATGGCGCCGCAAAGTAACGGATGTCCGCAACTGGCTCGACTTTGGCGCCAAAGAATTTTACATTGCGGATAACAAGGCTTTCAAATATTACGAGGATACCGCCAGTCTTTCCGGTGGCGAAAAAGCGCAGTTTACCTACACCATCCTGGGTGCGGCCATCGCTTACCAGTTTGGTATCAACGAAGCAAACCGCCAGCACCGCAGCTTACGCTTCATCACCGTAGATGAGGCATTCAGCAAACTGGATCCGGAAAAAAGTCATTACCTGATGGAATATTGCGGGCAGCTGAACCTTCAGCTCCTGGTAGTAACGCCGCTGGATAAACTGAATATCGCAGAACCATATATTCATGCCTGTCATTTTGTAGCGAACAAGAACAAGCGCGATTCAGTAGTATATAATTTTACGATGGAAGAGTATCGCGACAAAAAGAAAGAATTTGAGGCAATGGCGATCATGTCTTAA